Proteins found in one Lycium ferocissimum isolate CSIRO_LF1 chromosome 6, AGI_CSIRO_Lferr_CH_V1, whole genome shotgun sequence genomic segment:
- the LOC132060207 gene encoding uncharacterized protein LOC132060207 isoform X1, whose product MVVKMMKWRPWPPISLSKKFEAKISVNCLKGLNFLLNKQVGFQDFDKLRVEIKWKGSSKGNSLNLSSFTRRNVKKNYTKEECLNGDDDGVVEWNEEFQSVCNFTGCKDGVFHPWEVAFTVFNCTNKGPDQKVPILAAATLNLADFASVAGEKEDSIEIFIPLEASIGSFKSSLSLCLSLNLVELRDTREASETIPKFTMSAPVSPNPGNVLLTDRNEGSSFKAGLRKVKFFKGLSVRRQKKAYHEEEGSSDGRNSVRSDDPDYVYRVDTDSLDDDSEEGESEEGKEDTSVQKSFSYESLVHANHAGGSFYSNTSGSEDEDLVHYSPHISDVPAYKTAALPNQSTEQSSKRSILPWRKRKLSFRSSKKTKGEPLLKKHYGEDGGDDIDFDRRQLCSDESSSGWCKSEEGSANRFAVSEFGDDSFAVGSWEQKEIVSRDGQMKLETQIFFASIDQRSERAAGEGACTALVAVIADWFHQNPKDMPIKSQLDCLIREGSLQWRDLCENKTYRERFPDKHFDLDTVLEAKVLPLSVASEKSFIGFFHPEGIEEVEGFDFLHGAMSFDNIWDEISKSAQETPCYIVSWNDHFFILKVEKDAYYIIDTLGERLYEGCNQAYILKFDKDTTILKEKTDLKEAVDAGKIVINTKGTDKMLEDMVPENNIIYRGKDACKEYIKSFLAAIPIRELQVDVKKGLMASTPLHQRLQIEFHYTMSFDPKFESSSEELTANSLTILPSAAAE is encoded by the exons atggttgtgaagatgatgaagtgGAGACCATGGCCACCAATatcattatcaaaaaaatttgaggCAAAAATTAGTGTTAATTGTCTTAAAGGTTTAAACTTTTTGTTAAATAAGCAAGTGGGGTTTCAAGATTTTGATAAATTAAGAGTTGAAATTAAGTGGAAAGGTTCATCAAAGGGTAATTCTTTGAATTTGAGTTCATTTACAAGGAGAAATGTTAAGAAGAATTATACAAAGGAAGAGTGTTTAAATGGAGATGATGATGGTGTTGTTGAATGGAATGAAGAATTTCAAAGTGTTTGTAATTTTACTGGTTGTAAAGATGGTGTTTTTCATCCTTGGGAAGTTGCCTTTACTGTCTTCAAT TGTACAAACAAAGGACCAGATCAGAAGGTACCCATACTTGCTGCTGCGACATTGAACCTTGCGGACTTTGCTTCAGTAGctggagaaaaagaagacagCATTGAAATTTTCATTCCTTTGGAAGCCTCTATTGGCAGCTTCAAGAGTTCCCTCTCACTTTGT CTATCACTCAACCTTGTGGAATTGAGGGACACACGTGAAGCTTCAGAGACCATTCCGAAGTTTACCATGTCTGCTCCAGTATCTCCAAACCCCGGAAATGTTTTGTTGACAGACAGAAATGAGGGTTCTTCTTTTAAAGCAGGTCTCCGGAAAGTTAAATTTTTCAAAGGATTATCTGTTAGGCGACAGAAGAAGGCATATCATGAAGAGGAAGGCAGCAGTGATGGAAGGAACTCAGTGAGAAGTGACGATCCCGATTATGTTTACCGAGTGGATACAGATTCACTTGATGATGATTCCGAAGAAGGAGAATCAGAGGAAGGAAAAGAGGATACAAGTGTTCAGAAGTCATTTAGTTATGAATCACTTGTCCATGCGAACCATGCTGGTGGATCATTTTACTCGAACACAAGTGGCAGCGAAGACGAGGACTTAGTCCACTATAGCCCTCATATTTCAGATGTACCAGCGTATAAAACTGCAGCACTACCAAATCAATCTACAGAGCAGAGTTCAAAACGCAGCATTCTTCCCTGGAGGAAGAGGAAGTTGAGTTTCAGATCTTCTAAAAAAACCAAGGGGGAGccgttgttgaagaaacattaTGGAGAGGATGGTGGGGACGATATAGACTTTGATCGCCGACAGCTTTGCTCTGATGAATCTTCTTCAGGG TGGTGCAAATCTGAGGAAGGTTCTGCAAACCGATTTGCAGTCTCTGAGTTTGGAGATGACAGTTTTGCTGTGGGTAGTTGGGAGCAAAAAGAGATAGTAAGCCGTGATGGTCAAATGAAGCTGGAAACTCAGATCTTCTTTGCTTCGATTGATCAACGAAGTGAACGAGCTGCAGGTGAAGGCGCTTGTACAGCCTTAGTTGCCGTGATTGCTGATTGGTTCCACCAAAATCCTAAAGATATGCCTATCAAGTCCCAACTTGATTGTCTTATCCGCGAAGGCTCACTTCAGTGGAGGGATCTTTGTGAAAACAAGACCTACAGAGAACGTTTCCCAGATAAGCATTTCGACCTCGACACGGTCCTCGAAGCTAAAGTCCTTCCACTCTCAGTAGCTTCAGAAAAATCATTCATTGGGTTCTTTCATCCCGAAGGAATCGAAGAAGTGGAAGGATTCGACTTCCTTCACGGTGCCATGTCTTTCGACAACATTTGGGATGAGATTTCTAAATCCGCTCAAGAAACTCCCTGTTACATAGTGAGTTGGAATGACCACTTCTTTATCCTCAAAGTTGAAAAAGACGCGTACTATATCATTGACACACTGGGCGAGAGGCTTTATGAGGGTTGTAATCAGGCTTATATCCTCAAATTCGACAAAGATACAACGATATTGAAAGAGAAAACTGATTTGAAAGAGGCTGTTGATGCGGGAAAAATTGTCATTAACACCAAGGGCACCGATAAAATGCTGGAAGACATGGTACCTGAAAACAACATCATTTATAGAGGTAAAGACGCGTGCAAagagtatattaagagttttttGGCGGCAATCCCTATTAGGGAGTTACAAGTTGATGTGAAGAAGGGATTGATGGCATCGACACCTCTTCATCAGCGGCTACAAATTGAATTCCATTATACAATGAGCTTTGATCCTAAGTTTGAGTCGTCATCAGAAGAACTAACTGCTAACAGTTTGACAATACTACCATCGGCAGCAGCAGAGTAA
- the LOC132060207 gene encoding uncharacterized protein LOC132060207 isoform X2 produces MCTNKGPDQKVPILAAATLNLADFASVAGEKEDSIEIFIPLEASIGSFKSSLSLCLSLNLVELRDTREASETIPKFTMSAPVSPNPGNVLLTDRNEGSSFKAGLRKVKFFKGLSVRRQKKAYHEEEGSSDGRNSVRSDDPDYVYRVDTDSLDDDSEEGESEEGKEDTSVQKSFSYESLVHANHAGGSFYSNTSGSEDEDLVHYSPHISDVPAYKTAALPNQSTEQSSKRSILPWRKRKLSFRSSKKTKGEPLLKKHYGEDGGDDIDFDRRQLCSDESSSGWCKSEEGSANRFAVSEFGDDSFAVGSWEQKEIVSRDGQMKLETQIFFASIDQRSERAAGEGACTALVAVIADWFHQNPKDMPIKSQLDCLIREGSLQWRDLCENKTYRERFPDKHFDLDTVLEAKVLPLSVASEKSFIGFFHPEGIEEVEGFDFLHGAMSFDNIWDEISKSAQETPCYIVSWNDHFFILKVEKDAYYIIDTLGERLYEGCNQAYILKFDKDTTILKEKTDLKEAVDAGKIVINTKGTDKMLEDMVPENNIIYRGKDACKEYIKSFLAAIPIRELQVDVKKGLMASTPLHQRLQIEFHYTMSFDPKFESSSEELTANSLTILPSAAAE; encoded by the exons ATG TGTACAAACAAAGGACCAGATCAGAAGGTACCCATACTTGCTGCTGCGACATTGAACCTTGCGGACTTTGCTTCAGTAGctggagaaaaagaagacagCATTGAAATTTTCATTCCTTTGGAAGCCTCTATTGGCAGCTTCAAGAGTTCCCTCTCACTTTGT CTATCACTCAACCTTGTGGAATTGAGGGACACACGTGAAGCTTCAGAGACCATTCCGAAGTTTACCATGTCTGCTCCAGTATCTCCAAACCCCGGAAATGTTTTGTTGACAGACAGAAATGAGGGTTCTTCTTTTAAAGCAGGTCTCCGGAAAGTTAAATTTTTCAAAGGATTATCTGTTAGGCGACAGAAGAAGGCATATCATGAAGAGGAAGGCAGCAGTGATGGAAGGAACTCAGTGAGAAGTGACGATCCCGATTATGTTTACCGAGTGGATACAGATTCACTTGATGATGATTCCGAAGAAGGAGAATCAGAGGAAGGAAAAGAGGATACAAGTGTTCAGAAGTCATTTAGTTATGAATCACTTGTCCATGCGAACCATGCTGGTGGATCATTTTACTCGAACACAAGTGGCAGCGAAGACGAGGACTTAGTCCACTATAGCCCTCATATTTCAGATGTACCAGCGTATAAAACTGCAGCACTACCAAATCAATCTACAGAGCAGAGTTCAAAACGCAGCATTCTTCCCTGGAGGAAGAGGAAGTTGAGTTTCAGATCTTCTAAAAAAACCAAGGGGGAGccgttgttgaagaaacattaTGGAGAGGATGGTGGGGACGATATAGACTTTGATCGCCGACAGCTTTGCTCTGATGAATCTTCTTCAGGG TGGTGCAAATCTGAGGAAGGTTCTGCAAACCGATTTGCAGTCTCTGAGTTTGGAGATGACAGTTTTGCTGTGGGTAGTTGGGAGCAAAAAGAGATAGTAAGCCGTGATGGTCAAATGAAGCTGGAAACTCAGATCTTCTTTGCTTCGATTGATCAACGAAGTGAACGAGCTGCAGGTGAAGGCGCTTGTACAGCCTTAGTTGCCGTGATTGCTGATTGGTTCCACCAAAATCCTAAAGATATGCCTATCAAGTCCCAACTTGATTGTCTTATCCGCGAAGGCTCACTTCAGTGGAGGGATCTTTGTGAAAACAAGACCTACAGAGAACGTTTCCCAGATAAGCATTTCGACCTCGACACGGTCCTCGAAGCTAAAGTCCTTCCACTCTCAGTAGCTTCAGAAAAATCATTCATTGGGTTCTTTCATCCCGAAGGAATCGAAGAAGTGGAAGGATTCGACTTCCTTCACGGTGCCATGTCTTTCGACAACATTTGGGATGAGATTTCTAAATCCGCTCAAGAAACTCCCTGTTACATAGTGAGTTGGAATGACCACTTCTTTATCCTCAAAGTTGAAAAAGACGCGTACTATATCATTGACACACTGGGCGAGAGGCTTTATGAGGGTTGTAATCAGGCTTATATCCTCAAATTCGACAAAGATACAACGATATTGAAAGAGAAAACTGATTTGAAAGAGGCTGTTGATGCGGGAAAAATTGTCATTAACACCAAGGGCACCGATAAAATGCTGGAAGACATGGTACCTGAAAACAACATCATTTATAGAGGTAAAGACGCGTGCAAagagtatattaagagttttttGGCGGCAATCCCTATTAGGGAGTTACAAGTTGATGTGAAGAAGGGATTGATGGCATCGACACCTCTTCATCAGCGGCTACAAATTGAATTCCATTATACAATGAGCTTTGATCCTAAGTTTGAGTCGTCATCAGAAGAACTAACTGCTAACAGTTTGACAATACTACCATCGGCAGCAGCAGAGTAA